In Armatimonadia bacterium, the genomic stretch GGTCAGGCTGTCCTCACGCACGCCGGTCTCGCGGACCTCGGCGCCTTCCGAGTAGACGCCTCGCGGAAGCTGTGGACGCCCCTGCATATCCACGTCGGCCTTGAGCATGCCCTCGTTGGTCAGCTCCCACATCAGGATGACCGGATCGTCCTTGTAGCGGGTGACGAAGTCGCGCAGGTACTGATATACCGCCTGGTGGGTGCGTGAGTTCGGGTCCAGGATCGCCTGCCCGACCTCGCCGTAGTACTGGTGCCAGCCGGGAATCGTGTTCAGCGAGGGAACGAGGCGGATATGGTGGGCGCGGCACAGGTTGAAGAGCTCGTCCATGAGCTTCCAGTACTGCTCCGGGTCTTTGGCGTAGAGAAGGTCGATGTCGCGAGGATAGCCCGGATTGGCGAAGAAGCGGATGAAGGCCAGGCCACTGCGCTCCGCGTCGAGGATCGCATCGACCATTGCCTGTTTGGCGGCCTCCGGCGTCCTGTAGATCTGCTTGATGTGGAACCAGGTGCCGAAGTAGGCCTGGTGCAGGTGCGGGATATTCACGCCAAGGGCACGGTACTCTGTGTCGCCGAGGAAGAGGCGCGAGCCCTTGCGAGTGACGAAGTCGGTACCGATCGCTCGGGGAGAGAGGCCTGCCGGAGCTTGCTGAGCCAGGGCAGGGACTGTCGAGACAGCGCTCAGGATCGTCAGGAGGACGTAGCTGAACGCCCTGAGGAGGTTAGTGTCCAGCGGGCCGTCTATGCGCATCTGGATTCCTCCGAGGAGCTGGTGATGCCCTGCGTCCGCGTCAGAGCAACAGTACACAAGGGGATAGGGATGGTCAAGCGTGAAGGCGGCATGGGTCTCGGCGGCGAAGTAGCGGTCTCGCGATTCGGGCCGGCCGTGTGGAGGCGTGGCTGCCGGATACCGAAGCAGGAGGAAGCTGATGACATCTCGTGAGAGGCTGCTGACCGTTCTGCGGGGAGGTATCCCCGACTGTGTCCCGGTGGCGCCGGACTTCTCAAACATGATTCCGGCGCGGCTGACAGGCAAGCCCTTCTGGGACCTGTACCTGTACAACGACCCGCCCATCTGGGAGGCGTACATCGCGTGCGCCAAGCACTTCAATATCGACTCGCTGATGGACGGGTACGCTCCACTCGTCTTCCCGGAGGATCAGCCCAGTGGCCCACCCTGGGAACGGTACATCATCTACCGCAGCGCTGAGCGGATCATCACGCAGAGCTGCCGACGCGAGAACGGCAAGCGGATCTGGCTGCCCGTGGTGGATGTGTACTACGTGGCCGACTCACCGACGCGGAATGTGCCGGTGGAGCGCCTGGGCCTGCCACCGGAGCCAGAGCGTTTCGAACCGCTGGAGGGAGTCAAGCCCGTCGACACCAGCCCGGAAGGCTTCAAGCGGGTCAAGGAGAGGATGGGCGACCAGGGGCTGGTCGGCGTGCCCGTGATCGGCACCTGCGCCCTTGGGAGCCCCGAGGCGATCTACCGCTACTACGACAACCCCGACCAGCATGAGCAGTGGGCCAAGGACCGCATCGAGGCGGGAGAGAGGCGCTTTGGGCAGATCATGTCCATGGACGTGAAGCCCGACTTCCTGTGTGTGGGCGGCTCGGGCACGCTGGTCTTTCAGACGGTCGAGATCCTGCGCCAACTGGCTCTGCCCGCCGTGAAGCGGGTCGTTGAGCTGGCCACTGAGCACGGGATGATGACCCACATCCACTCCTGCGGACCGGAGCGCGAGCTGGTTAAGATCATGGCCGAGGAGACGAACCTGACCGTGATCGACCCGCTCGAGATTCCGCCCATGGGTGACTGTGACCTGGCGGAGCTCAAGCGGCTCTACGGGCACAAGATCACGCTGAAGGGGAACCTGCACACCACCGAGGTGATGCTGCGAGGAACGCCCGAGACCGTCGCAGCGGCCTCGCGCAAGGCCATCGATGACGCGGCCGAGGGTGGACGCTTCATCCTCTCCACCGGCGATCAGTGTGGCCGCGACACGCCCGTCGAGAACCTGCACACCATGATCGAGACAGCGCGCACCTACGGCCGGCACTGAGCGCCATCGCAGGACACCGAGAACACAAAAGGGCCGGACGAGGACAGCGCAGAAGCGCCGACCCTCGTCCGGCCCAGTTCTTTCCACGGGCTAACCTCTACCACGACACGACGTATCTCCCCGCGCCCTTCATCCCCACCTGGAAGCTCAGGCGGCCCTTCGTCATCTGGAAGGGCAGCGTCCCCAGGTCGGCCTGCGTTCCAGCAGCCAGCGCCCGAACCTGGAGTCTCGCCTCCGCGGCAGCGCCCCCGGAGAGCTTCGCCACATCCAGCGTCACGTTGAACTGCTTCTCGCGCGGGTAGGGGAAGACGGTGAGTGAGCTCTCGCCGCGGTTGACCTTCAC encodes the following:
- a CDS encoding cellulase family glycosylhydrolase; the encoded protein is MRIDGPLDTNLLRAFSYVLLTILSAVSTVPALAQQAPAGLSPRAIGTDFVTRKGSRLFLGDTEYRALGVNIPHLHQAYFGTWFHIKQIYRTPEAAKQAMVDAILDAERSGLAFIRFFANPGYPRDIDLLYAKDPEQYWKLMDELFNLCRAHHIRLVPSLNTIPGWHQYYGEVGQAILDPNSRTHQAVYQYLRDFVTRYKDDPVILMWELTNEGMLKADVDMQGRPQLPRGVYSEGAEVRETGVREDSLTWSMMLQLYKDQATLIKSLDPNHLVTSGDSHVRPECTSRRETFPDFKYRTDTLREWMANNLASQPEPLDVFSFHVYGSSTPPTAPPNWGLDILSLLRSQARVVHATNSPLFVGELGQDTPSFQDDPQAEWTRSCIDLIEQEGISLAALWVWHFPWQPDRTLTSQTHPLLVERAAQFNRAHGALEP
- a CDS encoding uroporphyrinogen decarboxylase family protein, with translation MTSRERLLTVLRGGIPDCVPVAPDFSNMIPARLTGKPFWDLYLYNDPPIWEAYIACAKHFNIDSLMDGYAPLVFPEDQPSGPPWERYIIYRSAERIITQSCRRENGKRIWLPVVDVYYVADSPTRNVPVERLGLPPEPERFEPLEGVKPVDTSPEGFKRVKERMGDQGLVGVPVIGTCALGSPEAIYRYYDNPDQHEQWAKDRIEAGERRFGQIMSMDVKPDFLCVGGSGTLVFQTVEILRQLALPAVKRVVELATEHGMMTHIHSCGPERELVKIMAEETNLTVIDPLEIPPMGDCDLAELKRLYGHKITLKGNLHTTEVMLRGTPETVAAASRKAIDDAAEGGRFILSTGDQCGRDTPVENLHTMIETARTYGRH